CCAGGCCTGTCTGGCGGGGCTGTCCAGCGACCTTGGAAATAAATCCGCAGCTGGCGCATCCCTCTTGTTCTACTTCGTAGCGCTCTTCTGCTTCCCCATTGGACTTTTCCTCGTCCCATTCATGTACGCCGCAGAGATCGCCCCGCTACGCACTCGTGCAAAGGTTACTGCGATGTCCGCTGCGGCAAACTGGCTCTTCAACTTCGTGTTGGCAGAGGTGAGCCCGGTCGGTTTCGCTACTATCAAATGGCGGTATTATATTGTTTACGCATGCATCAGCGCCTTCGCTGGTATATTTTTCTACTTGTTCTGCCCTGAGACTCGGGGCCGAACattggaggagatcgatGATATTTTCGTTCAATCCAAGTCTGTCTTTGATACTGTTCGTGTCGCACAGGAGATGCCATACCAGACGGAGATCTTGGCGCATGTCAGTGACACCGAGAAGGGTGGCCTGGAGGACATGCAAGTGGAGAATGCttaaaaattaaaaaatgACATGAAGACGTTCAAGATTATGGGAGGCTCATCGGGGTTGTTTAGTGGGAAGCTTGTCTGAGAATATAGATTTACGTCGGTAGCTAGTTCCGTTGGCAGGCATCTTGACAGGGTACGAATAAACCGTTTAGACAAGAATTTGATTTGTTTACCCTGAGACTTTGGCATGACAAGCAGATCGCAACTCCATATTCGTCAAGCATCCAATCCCAAAAGCAGGAATGATACGGACACAACGCAACAAGGTCGACGAAGGAAGATATCGCTGCGAATGCTTCACTCTTTCCAGGAAGGGTACAGTATATTGTCGTGTATACATATCCAACGCCAACAAATGCAGCGGAGTAGCAACCAGCTGAGTCAAGACGGGCACGGTCAACTGGGTGATGATCGGCTTTGCGTGGGGATGATCCGCCAAGCCATCGGGGATGACATCCGACAACCACGGGGCCAACGTAAATGATCCAAAGATCGTGACACCGTCTCGCACGAGGAAGATAGCAGCTGCAGTTCGTGCCAATGATTTATTATGGGGGACAGCGATTGGAGTGTTCAATGTCTTGGCATCGGGACCCCTGCCGGTACCGTATTCCTGCGCAAATCGGATGTCCTTCCACAGCGCTAGCGGCACATTGGCCATCATAGTTGTGGCAAACGTGATTGTCCCCGCGGCGGTTATCTCAAGCTTGCGACTGATTGTGTCGGTCAAGTTTGCCACGGAATAGGTTGCCGCGTAAAGGGTCCAAACGATACCAAACGGTCgctggaagatgaagagacCCGGCCGTCGGAGGGCTCCGAGCGCATGCCGACGAAGTCCGCGGAGAATGGGTTGCTTGAACGCGGCTTGCTCGACAAGCGCTCTGAGTGCTTGTTAGCGCGGAATCATCGCGCTTGGAAGCGAGTCAAACCTATCAATAATTGCGACCGCAGGTGTTACTAGGGATGCCGAGGTTGCTGCCGCAGCGAGATCACCAGCCAGCTGGCCTAGTTCAGGGTTGCCCCAGCGACTTTCATTGGATTGAATTTCTTGTTGCATAATGATAATGTGAAGTACATAGTTCCAAGTGTCTTGCTTATCTACTTTGAAAATGATGGATAGTGAGTACACTACTCAACCCAGCCAGATAGGAGCACCGGATAGCCTCCCGATGGTGCAGATTCCGAGAAGCAGCCACGCGTTTAGCTTCATGTTTTCCGCCGGAGCTCAAGCTTACTGCAGTTATCATGTGGGGTGAACGGGGAAGCCTCCGATATTTCGAAGGGGAGGGGCTTGTTGATCATTGACGTTTAAATCATTCTGTTCTTCGTCTCCGACTGATCAAGTTCACGTTGCCATCACCTCAACTCGGGCTTCCTACTCACAATGTCTACCACACTCATGAGACTTCGCTCGGCACGGCCTATTGGCTCTCGCCTACGCTCTGTTCCTGTGAGCTTTTCTATTCAAACTCGTGCTAAGACGACCTTGCCATTCCGCCTCCCCGATGCTCGAAATGAACCAAACGTGAGTTTAATGAAACCGTGTAGCCCATTTCAATGCTAATTCAACGATAGCCTCTATACAAGAAAGGCTCCCCAGAGCGCGCCAAGCTCGAAGAAGCATTGATCAAGCTCCGCTCTCAGTTGCCCGTGCGGAGTGAGCTCTTCTTTGATGGAAAATATCAGGCAAGCTCCGAGTCTTGGGATCAGCAATTGCCCTCCGAACACGCCGTCACCTTCACAAACTACCCACTTGCCACTGAAGAGCAAACCCGATCAGCGATTGAACTAGCCCTGGAGGCAAAGCAAAGCTGGCAAGATACCCCATTCGTTGACCGAGCTTCAATCTTCCTCAAGGCTGCTGAGCTGCTGTGCACCAAGTATCGATATGAAATTATTGCGGCTACGATGCTTGGACAAGGAAAGAACATCTGGCAGGGAGAGATTGATGCTGCGGCTGAATTGGCGGATTTCTTCCGCCAGAACTGCAACTGGGCGGCGGAAATCTTGGAGAAGCAGCCCACTCGTGGCAGTGATGGCATGTGGAGGTTAGTCTATATCAAAGATGTTGAGCTATTACGGGATCCGTTGCTAACTACTCGCAGTCGTATCGACTACCGTCCCTTGGAGGGCTTCGTTTACGCTGTCTCCCCTTTCAACTTCACAGCCATTGGCGGTAACCTGATCTGCGGACCTGCGCTGATGGGTAACGTCGTACTGTGGAAGCCTTCGGCATCTAACGTTTACGCCAGCTCTTTGCTCTACAAGGTTCTTTTGGAAGCTGGTCTTCCTCCCAATGTGATCCAATTTGTGACCGGTGACCCCGAAGCTATTACCGAGACGGTGCTCTCCCACCACGATTTCGCCGGCTTGAACTTCATCGGCTCTTCCGATGTCTTCCGTTCTTTGTACGGAAAGATTGGCCAGGGTGTTGCCGAGAAGAAATACCGCGAGTTCCCTCGCTTCGTTGCCGAGACCAGCGGAAAGAATTTCCACCTTATTCACCCCTCGGCCGATATCACCAGTGCGGTCAACCATACCGTTCGTGGCTCATTCGAATACCAGGGTCAGAAGTGCTCTGCCACATCTCGTCTCTACCTGCCCGAGTCTCGTGCAGAGGAGTTCCTTACCAAGTTGAAGGCTTCCATCCAGGAGATTACCATTGGAAGCCCGGACAAGGATTTGGAGGCTTTTATGGGCCCCGTCATCCACCGTGGATCATTTGAGAAGATCAAGTCCATCATTGATGCTAGCAACAAGGACCCCTCGCTCCAGCTGATTGCGGGTGGTACGTATGATGAATCTGTTGGATACTACGTGCACCCTACTGTGTACCAGGCCGAATCACCAGACCACAGACTTTTCAACGAGGAGATCTTCGGTCCCGTGCTTACCGTGTACATCTACAAGGATGCCGAATGGACGTCTATTTTGAAGTCTGTTGATCAGAATGGGGGTGGATTTGCCTTGACTGGTGCTGTCTTTGCCAAGGATCGCGTTGCCATCCGCCAGGCTGAAGATGCGCTCCGGTACTCTGCCGGTAACTTCTACATCAGTAAGTCTCGCCGTGTCTACGTGAATTGTTGTTCAATCTAACCGTTCATCTTTTCCAGATTGCAAGACAACCGCTGCCCTGATTGGCCAGCAGTCTTTCGGTGGTGCCCGTGCTAGCGGAACCAACGACAAGGCTGGTAGCGCCGACACTCTTCGTCGGTTTGTTAGCCCTCGGTTGATCAAGGAGGAGTTTTTCGATCAGGACGCGGGTTTCACTTATCCCAGCAACCACTAACGTTGGGACATGAAAATGAACGAATAATAGATTTTACGCTAGCCTACATGTACTTTCATAATGGAAGCCTACTGTTATGTATTTTTTTAATGAGTCCACTTCCAAAACAAGATGACACTAGAGTAGTTGACCGCTTCGGCGGCCTCTGGCCTGAATGAGGTGGGATTTGAATGGTCTTATTTATCTGGCTGGAGATGATGTTGGGGTTGTAAAATGTCCGATCCCACTCTGCTGTCTTTTTTGATGGGTGTCTCATTTCTGGATCTGTTTTCATCTCGGTGCGATACCGAAGTTGACAATGAACAATAGGACAGCGTGAACATACCGGGCTTATCACCCTTCGACAATCTGCAAAGGACTTTTCACTTGTAAAACCAAGAATATCAGACTAACCATATTGTGACTAAGAACTCTTCTGATCATAAAAAATGAGAAGAAGTCCCTGTTCCGCAACTAGAAACCTGTATCTTTGCGCATCTTTTTCATGGTTACTGTAACAACCCTGCCTGAGATGTCAGTACCTTCTCAATTGGAGATCTGCCATGGTTTCGGTCGCTTCTTGTAAACCTACAGTTGGATTAGAAAAAACCGGTGTGTTCTACCTGGTATAGTGCCGGGCATGGTGCTGAGGTCTTTCTTAAAGAAGTGTATGctttagggcttagggcttacGGACAAACTGGTGGTACTTGCTTACGACCACTCAAAGGCGGTGAAGGAGGGGTAGACTGGAGTAGGAGGCAGAAACAATACCCCAAATAGGAAGGTACACCTCCCAAGTCAGGGGTATAAGCCTTTTGCAATCAGCCGGAAATGTAACTATTCTCAATCATTCACCCCCTCATCAGATGATACTTCAGTTATCATGCCCACTTATTACCTATTACGTGGCTCCATTCTCTTATCAAGGATATCAAAGATATCCAGAATCTCAAAGCCTATTTTGGGCACATCGGGAGCCCTCCCGGTAGTCCCTCTCTCAGCCCCCGCACTCGTTCTAGATGTCGGAATTGACGCCGTTGACTCATGTTGAGCTGTGTAACTATAGATATAGAACTATTAGACCATCTGGTAGAAGATTTTCAACTACATCCTCATCTCAGATGGCTATCTCCAAGTCCGACCCAATCATCATTGTAGGCGGCGGAGCCTTCGGGCTCTCCAGCGCTCTTCACTTGACTCGCTCGGGCTTCACGAATATTTCTGTCTTTGAGAGGGATGAACACATTCCGCCGCGGTATTCGGCCGCCAATGATCTGAACAAGATTGTGCGCGCGGAATACGAGGATCCCTTCTACACCGATTTGACGATTGTAAGTCCAGCATCTTCGATGCACAAATAGTAACCGAGTTGATTACTGACCGGTGTCCTGTTCGATGATTCAGAAAGCTATCGCCGCATGGAAAACACCTCTTTTCGCACCTCACTTCCACCAAACTGGCTTCCTCCACTGTGTGTCTGGCGAAGCGCCCCAGAAAGCCATCGACACCCTCAACAGATTCCGAGCTTCGGCAAATGCAAGTGATCAAATCAAACCACACGTCGTACCGCTCAATGGTGTAGACGACATTCGCCAAGCTTGCTGGCAGCTCGATGGCCCCTTGACCGGATGGAACGGATACCTGAACCGCTTCGACGGGTATGCCCACTCCGGGAATGCCCTGGCAGGAGTATACCGCGCCGCGCAGGCCGCCGGCGTGCGCTTCTACCTCGGCGAACGCGGCGCAGTCGACGAAATCGTCTATGTCAGCACCCTGCAGGGCAAGAAGAGCTCCGGGATCCGAACAAAGGAGGGGAAGTTCCACCCATCTTCGCTGGTGATTGTCGCAGCGGGTGGTGCGGTGGGCCGTCTTGTCCCGGAGATCGGGAAGAAGGTCGTGGCCAAGTCGTGGTCTGTGGCACATGTTCTTCTTACCGATGAAGAGACTTCTGCGCTGCGTGGTATTCCTGTTACCTACGCTCGGGATCTGGGATTCCTCTTTGAGCCCGACCCAGAAACCAACTTGCTGAAGATTTGTCCCATGGGAGGAGGCTATATCAATACGGATCCTAAGACGGGTATTTCTCATGCGCCGGGGACTTTGGAGGAAAGTGCCTTTGTACCGGAGCACGATGAGAGGCAGATGAGGAAATTGCTGGCGCAGACTTTTCCGGCGCTGGCGAACCGTCCGCTGGTTAAGAAGTCGCTTTGCTGGTTTGCGGATACTGATGACTCGGACTTTATCATTGATTTTGTTCCCGGGACGTCGTCCTCGGTTGTTTTGTTGTCCGGTGATTCCGGGCATGGGTTCAAGATGTTCCCCATCTTTGGATCGTGGGTGTCGGATTTCCTCCAGGCTGGTCAGCAGAGTGAAACAAGGTGGAAATGGAAGCACACTGACCCTAACGAGGGCAAGGGGAATTGGGGTGGTGATGTGAGCTGGCGTCTTGGAGAGTCAAAGGAGCTCTCTGAGATTCGGCCTGCGGTATTGGCTAAGCTTTAGATTATTTGAAAACTAGATGAGTGCATGTGTTCATAATTACGGTATTTTCATATTTCAGAATATGTACCACTATTCCCTTCATGTCGTAGACCGGGTTCAGAGTTATTTGAGAACGGATAGAATGGATTGAGGAGGTCGGTAGAGACAAATTTGCAAGTCGTCAATTCATCACATGTTCAATCTACCATATTCTATGCTCAATCATTGCATTTGACACCCACTCAGTATCATAACTCTCAATCGAGTCTGCAACAGCCATGATCTCAGCCGAAGTCAGCATCGTACTAAAATCACACTCCACATCGAAATCAGGATCCGGCCTCAGAAGCGCATCATCGTATCGAACACACTGAGGTATAGCACCAGGAACCGGTGTTGCAGAAGGGGAAGTCGGGTGGGGAAGAACATTAGCCTGCTGGAAGAATTCAGAGACTGGCAAGGGTCGGGGCTGATCGCTAGAGATACAGCCTATTAATGTCTCATGTAGCTGCTGGAGCTCGGATCGCCGGAATTTGGCAACTTGGTTGCCGTCTCTGATCATTTCGTCAAAGATGGAATATGCTTTCTCCAGCCAGTTGGGGTGGCTTTCTAGTACACGTGGGTCGATGGCCGGGCCCATGAGGAGGATGATTGTGGATACGAAGACTGATTCTAGATCAAAGGGGAGGAAGTTTTCTAGAATTGGGATGTTAGTTGAGAAGGCCTGTCTATGACCAAAGGTTATTTTTACCTAAGAGGCCTTGACTCTGTAGACTGGAGAGAATGCTGATGATGTGCTGAGCGGATTCAAGACACATTTGCATCAGATTCCGGACGTTTCGGGAGGCATTGAGAGATTCCACACAGCTTTGGGGGGATTCGAAGCGGATTTTAAGAAAGCAGAATAGGAGAGGCCGGGTGGCTAGGATGATACACTGGATGTTGTGTGAGTGGTCTCTCATTTAACAACGAATTAGAcacttacctggtgatattggAGATGTAAATATGCTGATATGCGAGAAACTCCGCTGCCTGGATCCAAGTGTAGCGGGAATGACTCGCGAAGCTCATCGGCAAGCCCTGCGATATTCGCCAATGCTGCTTTTGTGCTAACCAGAAATGTCCGGTTGATGCGCCCATTGACAACATATATAGCTGTTTATTTTGTCAGAGGTGATCAACCAGGGGGGCTTAAGGAACCTTACTGCTGTTCACTTCGGCAATGATCTGAGACAACTTGATGTGCATGCCTAATGACATGGTCTCCGATGGGTCTGCAAAGGTGGGGAGCTGGGTTTGCACATATCGGTCATTGATTGATTGAGGCAGACCCATTAACGATGTCATTTCTCGATCCAGTATATATATAGTCCACCAGATTTTGCCGGATCTTTGGACCATGTCATGTCCCAAATCTTCGACTGGCATACTGGTGTGCATTCCTTGTGCCATAGCGATTCGGATTGCTTGACCGATCTAGAGCATTGGTCAGTCAGACGTTTCAGCTGAGAAATTCGTTAGCAACCTTACGTAGTTATGTGCTGATGTTCGATAGTCGACACACTGGTAGTATAGAGCGATGCAACATAAAATTTCTGTTCCGAGCATAGGGTCCCGGTATAGAGCAGTCGGGTCAGGCAAAAGCTGCAAAGCTTTGACGAAATAGCACACCCCTGGTGGCTTTTTGCCTTGGGCCTTGGGCTGAACGAACCCTTTCCCAAAGGCCAGGATAAGGAGAAAATGGATGTACCACAAAGTGTTTGTCATAGATTGTCCATCTCCAGTGTAAAATTTCTGCAACGAGCTCATGAACTCATCTTCGTCGAAAAGGTGATACAACTGCCCGCACCTGAATTGCACGGCGTTGATCAGATACATTGTGTGGTCGCGAGTCGGGACAACTGGAACATCTGGGCCCGGAGTTGTTCGTAACCCGTCCCACCCGAGTTCATAGGTCGTTTCATCAAATATCAAAGTTTCCGTGGGTAGTGCATCCTGATAGAGGTGCTGATGTGCCAAACTGAGAACTCGCCGAGTGAATGACCAGTTGGATGATGTTCCAAGATAGACTATAGATGTTAGAGTTGCGCATTTCAGCACCCCAGCGGAACCTACATGTGCGGCCATTCGCTGCAGACATGAAAGTAGGAGGACCGGATGATAACGGGTTGGCTAGCCCCGAGTCTAGATCCTCCAGATCCTGAGCTTCATCATGATCCTCCGGGGTAGTAGTCCTCTCCAACGGAGGTACATCTtggggatctttgggatctGGAATGGGTTAGTAGGTAATCACTTTAACAGAAAGCAAAACAAACCGATTTGAGTATCGAAATTCGAGCTGAAAGGGCTCACTTGGCCCTTCTCGTTCTGCTCTATACGCGCAATCTTCTGCTGCAGTTCCAGGATGTAGCTGCGATGAATGTGAGTCATCGATTCTTCTCAATGGTCCAGTTGACTTGCCCTCTTGTTACCAGGATCTTCTGATCGCGGTCATTGAATATGCAGCTAAGTTTCCGCTTGCTACATCCGTCGCATGGCTGCGACCCGGAACATTTGATCTTTTGTCTTCGGCATCGCACACAACTAAATTGTTAGTGAGTGTTTTTCATTAATTTAGGATCTAACTTACGCATTTGAGGACCGTTTTGTGACTCTTCCATTGCCCGCCATCTGTGTTGAAATATGCAGAAATCAGCCAAACCGAAATGCGGGGGAAAAGTTCCCCGTGAGGGCCCGTGAGGGCCGTGAGGGGATCTCTTGTTATCAAGACCAGGACGAATCAGATAGTTTGGTAGCGATGTGGATACACCACCTTATCTGTTCTGAAGATAGAGAAAGATTGATGTGTCGTCGGGTTCCCTCCCGATGATTCAAAAGAATTCCAATCTATGGCCATTTGACATCTTTATCTTTGTATACTCCTATGCTCCggactttcttcttctttttctaaCCTTTCAACGCTGCCCAAGTAGATTTCGATTTGTCTCCCAAAATTGCCTGCATGCCGTGTGACCCCAATGCTCAGTCCACCATTCTCCAAAGCTGTCTTGAACGCTTTGTTCATCCACCCGTAACACCCGCTCATCTCTTTTAAGGGAACAGAGTGCACATGGATGGGATGCCTTCAATGCGCCCTGGTCCGCCCGTGCCGTAATAACCTTGAACGCACTAGGATCTTGGACAACAGGGATCGGCCGCTGGCCTGCGGCTTGTAGAATAGCATTGAACACCACCGCCCGTTCACGCCAAGTAGTGAGCACATCGACGGcatcttgttcttctttgatGTTCTCTTGTTTGTTCACGCTGTTAAGTTTCATCCCACCGGCTTTGCCAGAACGGGCAGGGCCGATTCGCATACTTTGACTAAGAATTGTGTCACGTTTCCATCGGAGACTACGACCGGCAATGATGCGGGCGGCCGTTTGAAGAACAAGGTGAACGTTCAAGGCTGTAGTTGAAACGGCCTGTGAGGACGGTGAAGCCGAGGATCGCAGCTGGGATTTTGCGAGTGTAGCCTCTTTCCGAAGATTCTCAAACACATCTAAGAATAACTCGAGAAGGATTGATGGCGGTGGAATGTTTGTTGGACGAATGGTGGCCGTTGGGGCTGTGGTCCCAGAGACAGAACTACTAGGAGCCGGGCTAGGGGCCGTCGGCGGTGAGGCGGGTTTGGATTTGGGTAGAGCCTTCACAATAGGCCCATCTGAGAAATCACCCCAGTCATCGAAGGCATCGTCATCCCAGGTTGATGCAGGCGCATTAGTAGATTTAACAGGCGGCTTTGTAGGTGATGTTCTAGGAGGTTGTGTTCTTTTCTCGGAGACCTTGGGGGTGGGTTGGCTAGCAGGTGCATCAGTGAAATCGCCCCAGTCACCAAAAGAATCATCCTCCCATGTCGCCTGATGTTGGTTGTTACTATGTCCAAGGTTTGGGTTCTTTTTGGCAATTGTCGACGGATGTTTCACAACTAGTCTTGAGTCTTGCATAGAGAGTGAATCCAGCAAGTCAATTGTAGTAGAAACCTGCGTAGAATCTTGCCGAGGCTCTGGCGACGGCGACATAGTTATTGTGGATCGCCAAAGAGACGTTGATTGTGCATGTTGAGTGTTTGCATCAGGGCCCTCGAATTCACCCCAATCGTCTTCATCACTTGCTGGTGCGTCCAATGCTGCATCGAAAAATAAATCGCTACCTGGATTCAACGGAAGGTCAAATTCCTGATGACCAGGGCTTTGCCGTGAGGCTTCAGGAGCTGCAAATTGACTGACTGCTGCCGGGTTCGGATTGGAACGTTCCTTGTGCTGCACACTTTCTGATGACCCGAAGAAATCGAAGTTCCCGTCGACAGTGAGGAACGGGGGTTTTCGGTATTGCGATGGCTTCTGTATGGACTTGCTGTCTGGAACAGGTGCCTGGCCAAACGCTGCTAACAGATCTGCGGACATTTTGAATGCCCACGAATCTCATGAAGCTTTGAAAGGTGACATAAAGTGTAGCGCTACAAGTACAGCGCTACAACGAGTTTCTGCAGGGGCGGAGACACAAGATCGAATATGCTGATACCAGCCGCAATCTGTGTCGATTTAGGTGCGTAAACTTCCGGAGTATACAGCGGTGGAATGTCGCAATGGCCGAGTGGTGTGAGATAAGGCACGGGCGGTCTACTATCGCATCCCCCTCATCTTTCTAGGCTCCTTCCGTCATCCTCAGCAATGAGAACCATTGAGGAGACTAGGTACTTCCCCCAAATTGTGACCAAATTTTGACTTGTACTGACCCTCGCAGAAAGAGATGGGACATCCTGTTCTCCGACAACGAAACACCTTCCGACCTCCGAGCGGCGTTGCAATCCGAGCAAGGAGGAAACCTGTGCAATGACGGACTGAGGTCTGTTTGCTGGAAGGTTCTGTAGACAAGACAACATAGTATGGGGATATTTGCTCATTCTTCATAAAGTcgtttcttctcttcgacGGCTTGGATAAAACTGAATGGGCGCCTAAGCTCGACGAATCCCGGGATGCCTATCGTGCGCTGCGAGATCATTTCTTGAAATACATCGAACATCCGGACGATTTAGAGTCGACTGTTGATCCACTGGCGGACGATGAGCAGGTATGTGAATCGCCCTCTCGCTGTCTTTCGCCCAATCTGAAAAATCCTCCTAACTAATTCTTGTTGGAGCAATCAGTCCCCCTGGCAAACACTCCGACTCGACGAGACGCTGCGTGCCGAGATCCTCCAAGATGTCGATCGATGCTTGCaagaaaatttttttttccaagaGCCCGAAACGAAATCTAAGTTGACTGATATTCTGTTCGTCTACTCGAAGCTCAATCCAGATGTCGGCTACCGACAAGGAATGCACGAACTACTCGCGCCTATTCTCTGGGCAGTAGATCGAGACTCGGTGAAGCCACACCCCGGAGGGCTTGGCATGAACAAGGATACAAGTGAGGGTTTGATGCTAAAGCTTCTTGATGCACAATTCGTGGAACATGATTCATTTGCACTATTCCTCTCTGTTATGCAGACGAGCCGCATATGCTATGAACACGGCGAGACCCGGTCGGCAAATGGCCAGATAGATGTCATTCCGATAGTTGATCGGTGCCACTATCTCCATAAAGAAGCTTTGGCGGTTATCGATAATGAGCTCGCTGAGCATCTGGAAGCTGTGGATGTATTACCGCAAATTTTCCTTACGTGAGCTGCGTTCAGACCCCCATTCATTTCCTTCCGTACTAACTCACTAGAAAGCCGCTGGATGCGCCTTTTGTTTGGGCGAGAATTTCCATTTAACGACGTCCTAACCATGTGGGATCTACTGTTTGCTCATGGAGTACGGTCTGAACTTATTGATTTCACTTGCATTGCAATGCTGCTTAGAATCCGTTGGCAATGTCGGTCGACCTGCACAATTCCCTAATGTATTTTATCTTGCTGACGTGCATCGTTTAGTGCTCACGGCCGACTACACAACCGCCTTAACATTATTACTTCGCTATCCTTCGCCCCAACCACACAAACCTCAGACCTTTGTGGAAGATGCACTCTATCTGGAACAAAACCCTACTGCCAATCGAGGCAGTTTCATCATATCAAAATATTCAGGGAGACCGCCTGATTCCAAATCCCGCAACCACCCTGGTACACGGCCCACGAGGAAGGCCTTCCTTTGGGAAGACTTCAAGAAACACAGTGCAAGCAACTCCCCTGCTAGGTCACCAGCCCGGAACAGCCCCAAAAGTCTCGAATCTCTTTTCCAGGATGTGTCCCAGGGAATTCAACGCCGGACAGAGACCTGGGGCGTAGCCAAAGCTGTTCGTGGCGCCGTGACGGAAGCCAGGAAAAATATGCAGACGATGCATTTTGAACCGCACATGCGTGCTGGCTCTTTGAGGTCTGTTTCCGCGGCATCAGAATCGGACTTTAAATCCAAGGCG
The nucleotide sequence above comes from Penicillium digitatum chromosome 1, complete sequence. Encoded proteins:
- a CDS encoding RabGAP/TBC, which gives rise to MRTIEETRKRWDILFSDNETPSDLRAALQSEQGGNLCNDGLRSVCWKSFLLFDGLDKTEWAPKLDESRDAYRALRDHFLKYIEHPDDLESTVDPLADDEQSPWQTLRLDETLRAEILQDVDRCLQENFFFQEPETKSKLTDILFVYSKLNPDVGYRQGMHELLAPILWAVDRDSVKPHPGGLGMNKDTSEGLMLKLLDAQFVEHDSFALFLSVMQTSRICYEHGETRSANGQIDVIPIVDRCHYLHKEALAVIDNELAEHLEAVDVLPQIFLTRWMRLLFGREFPFNDVLTMWDLLFAHGVRSELIDFTCIAMLLRIRWQLLTADYTTALTLLLRYPSPQPHKPQTFVEDALYLEQNPTANRGSFIISKYSGRPPDSKSRNHPGTRPTRKAFLWEDFKKHSASNSPARSPARNSPKSLESLFQDVSQGIQRRTETWGVAKAVRGAVTEARKNMQTMHFEPHMRAGSLRSVSAASESDFKSKAASGRLETKIDLLEQRNQALAMILREALSDLGSQLANIKDLDVDTSSAVKQALVKAESVQVCLEDSSIPVEPPLGSRVDGGLSQPDELQETATSTVGKAEDNSVANEGQSRTRNSANADMTGPKPATETNSMSLDMASRTNSHRKTESPQDIPLRSAVRPSMTDSGFSWMLGGGRNLSGFVSSTSPPPEQTRHLDQSRGKPKPKTLFGLSGDDSPGTDSEHNQLALDSLRGSRDSLSGTGPP